In Spirochaeta isovalerica, the genomic window CTGCCCTTCAAATCGATTTTTTCTCCATGCTGTCCGGCCCGGTAATGCCAGTAAAAATTCTTTAGGGGTCCAGGAGTGATCCGGAAAAGAAATCTCCGGAAACCCGACAACCTCTCTCTTTTATTTATTCGTATATTTATGTCTTCCGGAAGATTTTTATACTCTTTAATAGCCTGTCCGACCAGCTTCAGATTAATCTGAAGTTTTCTGAATGCCTGATCAGGAGCCATCTGCATGGATTCACTTCCACCGATTATAACGGTGCCTTTGTAATCCATCCCCATGATTTCAGTGGCGAAATAGGCGTTGTAGTGACTAAGCGCTTTGCTTTGAACCATCTCGGGAAAGCCGCTGTGTATAACGAAATAGACCGGTTTTCCCGCAAAGTCGGTCTTGTGCTGTTCCATCGCTTCGAAATAGGCTTTTGTTATTCCAGGCATGCTGTCAACATAAAGGGGAAAAACAAAAAGAAAGGAATCCGCGGTCTTCGCTTTTC contains:
- a CDS encoding NAD(P)H-dependent oxidoreductase, translating into MKLIVFNGSPRGQKSNSTRMIPWILKEAADDICYLNKSSLYDTYLRKAKTADSFLFVFPLYVDSMPGITKAYFEAMEQHKTDFAGKPVYFVIHSGFPEMVQSKALSHYNAYFATEIMGMDYKGTVIIGGSESMQMAPDQAFRKLQINLKLVGQAIKEYKNLPEDINIRINKRERLSGFRRFLFRITPGPLKNFYWHYRAGQHGEKIDLKGRPYG